One segment of Fibrobacter sp. UWB10 DNA contains the following:
- a CDS encoding glycosyltransferase family 4 protein: MTTRTKIMFVAQAYPGGVPVYIEELVKHLDKSKFDCILVCSNAYEKERFAPYFSAIEKVGMERSISVLKILKPAWETRKLIRKYKPDVVYCNSSIAGAVGRLAAIGSGTKVLYNAHSWAFNMRMSNKKKLFYRLIEKVFAFFTDTIICVSNYEKESALQNHICKTNKLQVILNGVDIEEIEKKIAASKLTRDSLNIPEKAYVVGMVGRISEQKAPDVFVKAARKIKDAIPESFFIIVGDGPDQDQIKKMIDDLGLNDSFLITGWTKHAIEYLALFDVAVLCSRWEGLPLVVPEYFAAKKPVVCTKIDAVDDMIEDGVNGCVVGIDDVDAIEKAVVHMYEDASFVINLSETAANIVRNKFDLAGTTRKFTELINVIVN, from the coding sequence GTGACGACACGCACCAAGATAATGTTTGTTGCCCAGGCGTATCCTGGTGGTGTTCCGGTATATATTGAAGAACTTGTCAAACATCTTGATAAGTCGAAGTTTGATTGTATTCTTGTTTGCTCAAATGCTTATGAGAAAGAACGATTTGCTCCGTATTTTAGTGCCATAGAAAAAGTTGGCATGGAACGGTCCATAAGTGTTTTGAAAATATTGAAACCGGCATGGGAAACTCGCAAACTGATTAGGAAGTATAAACCGGATGTTGTTTACTGTAATAGCAGCATCGCTGGTGCTGTTGGACGATTAGCTGCGATTGGTTCCGGAACCAAGGTCCTTTATAATGCTCATAGCTGGGCGTTCAATATGCGAATGAGCAATAAGAAAAAGCTTTTCTATCGTTTGATAGAAAAAGTCTTTGCTTTTTTTACTGATACAATTATTTGTGTCTCCAATTACGAGAAAGAGTCTGCGTTGCAAAATCATATATGCAAAACAAATAAATTGCAAGTGATTTTGAACGGTGTGGATATTGAAGAAATTGAGAAAAAAATTGCTGCTTCTAAATTGACTCGGGACTCTTTGAATATCCCTGAAAAAGCCTATGTTGTTGGCATGGTGGGACGAATATCAGAGCAAAAGGCTCCTGATGTTTTTGTAAAGGCTGCTCGAAAGATAAAAGATGCTATTCCCGAATCGTTCTTTATAATTGTCGGTGATGGTCCCGATCAAGATCAAATAAAAAAAATGATTGATGATTTGGGCTTGAATGACTCGTTCTTGATAACGGGCTGGACAAAACATGCCATCGAATATTTGGCTCTATTCGACGTGGCCGTCCTTTGTTCTCGTTGGGAAGGTTTGCCACTTGTTGTTCCGGAGTATTTTGCTGCAAAAAAGCCTGTTGTTTGCACCAAGATTGATGCTGTTGACGACATGATTGAAGATGGTGTGAATGGATGTGTTGTTGGTATTGATGATGTGGATGCGATTGAAAAAGCTGTTGTTCATATGTATGAAGATGCTTCTTTTGTCATAAATCTTTCTGAAACTGCAGCAAATATTGTTCGTAATAAATTTGATTTGGCTGGGACTACTAGAAAATTTACGGAATTGATTAATGTTATTGTGAATTGA
- a CDS encoding SDR family oxidoreductase, with translation MQFDTFIIFGGCGFIGSHTANLLRSRYPDAKIVIADLLADGSALSQRVDVRNPISLQGEFGKSTLIFNFAAIHRTPGHPDHAYFETNIRGAENVCEFARKHNIENIVFTSSIAPYGAAEELKTEETLPTPNTPYGISKLVAEKIHREWAAESKDRRLSIVRPGIVFGTGENGNMTRLYRGLRSHKFAYAGRKDTIKACIYVKDLVRAMLAMAENGNADRIQLHNCCYYPSFTIEQIANTMLKATGMSRHIPYIPKKPMMAAATICGVLGGLGLGICPARVKKLMVSTNIDGQKLARNYPISYTLEEAFKDWYKDCEGKELV, from the coding sequence ATGCAGTTCGATACTTTTATCATATTTGGTGGTTGCGGTTTTATTGGTTCGCATACGGCGAATTTGCTTCGTTCAAGATACCCAGATGCAAAAATTGTTATTGCAGACCTTTTGGCAGATGGATCCGCTCTTTCTCAAAGAGTCGATGTGCGCAACCCGATCAGTTTACAGGGTGAATTTGGTAAAAGTACCTTAATATTTAATTTCGCGGCAATCCATCGCACGCCAGGTCATCCTGATCATGCGTACTTTGAAACGAACATTCGTGGTGCAGAAAATGTTTGCGAATTCGCACGCAAACACAACATTGAAAACATTGTTTTTACTAGCAGCATTGCTCCGTACGGAGCGGCTGAAGAGTTAAAGACCGAAGAAACGCTGCCTACCCCTAACACGCCTTACGGCATCTCTAAATTGGTGGCCGAAAAAATCCACCGTGAATGGGCTGCCGAAAGTAAGGACCGCAGACTCTCTATCGTCCGTCCGGGAATTGTGTTCGGTACAGGTGAAAACGGTAATATGACCCGTCTCTATAGAGGCTTAAGGAGTCATAAGTTTGCTTATGCCGGCCGCAAAGATACAATCAAGGCTTGCATTTATGTGAAGGACCTTGTTCGTGCAATGTTGGCTATGGCTGAAAATGGGAATGCAGATCGCATTCAGTTGCATAACTGTTGCTACTATCCCTCATTTACCATTGAACAAATTGCTAATACCATGCTCAAAGCAACTGGCATGAGCCGTCATATTCCGTATATACCCAAGAAACCCATGATGGCAGCTGCTACCATTTGTGGTGTACTTGGTGGCTTGGGACTAGGTATTTGCCCTGCTCGTGTGAAAAAACTTATGGTTAGTACGAATATTGACGGCCAGAAACTCGCAAGGAATTATCCGATTTCTTACACGCTTGAAGAGGCGTTTAAGGATTGGTATAAGGATTGCGAAGGAAAGGAGTTGGTGTAG